The genomic stretch GCCACCGTGGCGTCGGCCTCGCGGATGGCCTGGGCCGCGAACCGGAGATCGTCGGCGTCGACGGTCATGGGGAACGGTGGCGACGGACGAGCAAAAGTTCGGGGCCTACCCGTCGAACCGCGGAATCGACCCGATCTCCGCTGGATCGGTGTCCTCGAACGCCGCGCGCGCGATGGTGCGCTTGTGGACCTCGTCCGCACCGTCGATGATCCGGAACGCTCGCACCGCCTCGTAGAAGTCCGCGAGCGGGAGGTCTCGGCCGATCCCCGCCCCGCCACAGCACTGGACCGCGAGATCGATCGTTTCTTGCACTACTCGCGCGGCGAACACCTTGCTCATCGAGACCTCGACTCTGGCCTCCTCGCCGGCCGTGATCCTCTCCGCCGCATCGCGGACCATCGTTCGCGCGGCGTGGAGCTCGGTCTCGGCCTCCGCAATCGAAAAGCGCTGTGACTGTTTGTCCGCGAGCGACGATCCGAACGCCTCGCGCTCGTCCATGTACGCTTTCGCCACGTCGAGTGCGCGCTCGGCCATCCCCGAAAACCGCATGCAGTGAGTCAGTCGGGCGGGCCCCAGTCGCTGCTGGGCGATGTCGAACCCGGCGTTCTCGGCACCGAGCAGGTTCTCCTCGGGCACCCGCACGCCGTCGAATTTGATCTCGGCGTGGCTCTCCGGTACGAGGCTCTGGCCGAGGTGAGGGATGTCGCGAACGATCTCCACACCCTCGATATCGGTCGGCACGAGGATGATCGAACAGCCGGCGTAGGGGTGCGCATCGGGATCGGTGCGTGCCATCACGAGGAGGACATCGGCCGCGCCACCCTGGGTGGTCCACCACTTGTGGCCGTCGATGACCCACTCGTCGCCCTCCTTTCTTGCACGGGTCCGGAGCATCTTCGGATCCGACCCACCACCGGGGGCGGGCTCGGTCATCGCGAAGCCCGATCGGATCTCGCCCGCGACCAGCGGTCGGAGCCATTTCTCCTGTTGGTCGTCGCTCCCGACGAGTTCGAGCGTGTGCATGTTGCCCTCGTCGGGCGCGTCGACCCGCATCGCGGGCGCGCCGAGCAGGCTCCGGCCCGCCTGCTCGAACACTGGGAGCACGTCCCGGAACGCCATCCCCATCCCGCCGTGCTCCTCGG from Halococcus agarilyticus encodes the following:
- a CDS encoding acyl-CoA dehydrogenase family protein gives rise to the protein MEYDDSAAAREATDRARAFMEEVVLPAERSHDGGESVSRETIADLREQAREYDIYAPQIPEEHGGMGMAFRDVLPVFEQAGRSLLGAPAMRVDAPDEGNMHTLELVGSDDQQEKWLRPLVAGEIRSGFAMTEPAPGGGSDPKMLRTRARKEGDEWVIDGHKWWTTQGGAADVLLVMARTDPDAHPYAGCSIILVPTDIEGVEIVRDIPHLGQSLVPESHAEIKFDGVRVPEENLLGAENAGFDIAQQRLGPARLTHCMRFSGMAERALDVAKAYMDEREAFGSSLADKQSQRFSIAEAETELHAARTMVRDAAERITAGEEARVEVSMSKVFAARVVQETIDLAVQCCGGAGIGRDLPLADFYEAVRAFRIIDGADEVHKRTIARAAFEDTDPAEIGSIPRFDG